In Georgenia soli, a genomic segment contains:
- a CDS encoding MerR family transcriptional regulator produces the protein MLFGDTLPDLDQDTGYRGPTACRAAGITYRQLDYWARTGLVEPSIRGAKGSGSQRLYSFRDILVLKVVKRLLDTGVSLQQIRTAIQALHERGVEDLAQITLMSDGASVYECTSADEVIDLVQGGQGVFGIAVGRVWREVEGDLAELPTERAHGEEEPAVEDELARRRAARNVG, from the coding sequence ATGCTCTTCGGTGACACGCTGCCCGACCTCGACCAGGACACCGGCTACCGCGGGCCGACCGCCTGCCGCGCGGCCGGCATCACCTACCGCCAGCTTGACTACTGGGCGCGCACCGGTCTCGTGGAGCCGAGCATCCGCGGCGCCAAGGGGTCCGGGAGCCAGCGCCTGTACAGCTTCCGCGACATCCTCGTGCTCAAGGTGGTCAAGCGTCTCCTCGACACCGGCGTCTCGCTCCAGCAGATCCGCACCGCCATCCAGGCCCTGCACGAGCGCGGGGTCGAGGACCTCGCCCAGATCACCCTGATGAGCGACGGAGCCTCCGTCTACGAGTGCACGTCCGCCGACGAGGTCATCGACCTGGTCCAGGGCGGTCAGGGCGTCTTCGGGATCGCCGTCGGCCGTGTCTGGCGCGAGGTCGAGGGCGACCTTGCCGAGCTGCCGACGGAGCGCGCGCACGGCGAGGAGGAGCCCGCGGTCGAGGACGAGCTCGCCCGTCGCCGCGCGGCCCGCAACGTCGGCTGA
- a CDS encoding bifunctional nuclease family protein: MREMVVLGVRVSVPGNEVVVVLGEPGGTRVLPIVIGPREGAAIASAQAGLVPPRPLTHDLLVSVLEHLGVGVKEVRVTQVVHGIFHAELVLSGGQVIDARPSDAIAIALRAHCPVLCDETLLTLAGVPMEEAGLDQADEEAVQAPSAPAPEVMEEFRTFLEGVEPEDFAIKPQEGNASGTPDEPEDR, from the coding sequence ATGCGGGAGATGGTGGTGCTCGGCGTGCGGGTGAGCGTGCCCGGCAACGAGGTCGTCGTGGTGCTCGGTGAGCCGGGCGGCACCCGCGTGCTGCCGATCGTCATCGGCCCCCGGGAGGGGGCTGCGATCGCGTCCGCGCAGGCCGGGCTCGTCCCTCCGCGTCCGCTCACCCACGACCTGCTCGTCTCCGTCCTCGAGCACCTCGGGGTGGGGGTGAAGGAGGTGCGCGTGACGCAGGTGGTCCACGGCATCTTCCACGCCGAGCTGGTGCTCAGCGGTGGGCAGGTCATCGACGCACGCCCCTCCGACGCCATCGCGATCGCGCTGCGCGCCCACTGCCCGGTGCTCTGCGACGAGACGCTCCTCACCCTGGCCGGCGTGCCGATGGAGGAGGCAGGTCTGGACCAGGCTGACGAGGAGGCGGTGCAGGCGCCCTCGGCGCCCGCGCCGGAGGTGATGGAGGAGTTCCGCACCTTCCTCGAGGGCGTCGAGCCGGAGGACTTCGCCATCAAGCCTCAGGAGGGCAACGCGTCCGGCACGCCGGACGAGCCCGAGGACCGGTGA
- a CDS encoding MerR family transcriptional regulator translates to MSIGAVLALLKPEFPAVTISKLRFLEEQGLVKPRRTGSGYRMYSRADAERIRFALTAQRDSYLPLRVIREQLADLDAGRQVEQPSLARVVTRDGELVRPAPGARVSAKELCELTGATEAELDEMAQAGLVLADTRGRFPGRSVQVVQAVLALGRHGISARHLRTVRTSAEREADVIDQVVAPTRAQRSGAARERSAAQAAELAELYATLHTELLRSAVEQLG, encoded by the coding sequence ATGAGCATCGGTGCCGTCCTGGCCCTCCTCAAGCCGGAGTTCCCCGCCGTCACCATCTCCAAGCTGCGCTTCCTCGAGGAGCAGGGCCTGGTCAAGCCGCGCCGCACCGGGTCCGGCTACCGCATGTACTCCCGGGCCGACGCCGAGCGGATCCGCTTCGCCCTGACCGCCCAGCGCGACAGCTACCTGCCGCTGCGGGTGATCCGCGAGCAGCTCGCCGACCTCGACGCCGGGCGTCAGGTGGAGCAGCCCTCGCTCGCCCGCGTGGTCACGCGCGACGGCGAGCTCGTCCGGCCGGCCCCCGGGGCGCGGGTGAGTGCCAAGGAGCTCTGCGAGCTCACGGGCGCCACCGAGGCCGAGCTGGACGAGATGGCGCAGGCCGGGCTCGTGCTGGCCGACACGCGCGGGCGCTTCCCCGGGCGCTCGGTCCAGGTGGTCCAGGCGGTGCTCGCCCTGGGCCGGCACGGCATCAGCGCCCGCCACCTGCGGACCGTGCGCACCAGCGCCGAGCGGGAGGCCGACGTCATCGACCAGGTGGTTGCCCCCACGCGGGCGCAGCGCTCCGGCGCGGCCCGGGAACGCAGCGCCGCGCAGGCGGCCGAGCTCGCCGAGCTCTACGCGACCCTCCACACGGAGCTGCTCCGCTCCGCCGTCGAGCAGCTCGGCTGA
- a CDS encoding FHA domain-containing protein, with amino-acid sequence MTTPQQPGRPGEGGERNDVTSTARFGAIGAEPESELVYQGLSADDAAAVEALPPGSALLIVQRGPNAGARFLLDAERTTAGRHPSSDIFLDDVTVSRKHAEFLTEGSGFSVRDVGSLNGTYVNRERIDTALLRAGDEVQIGKYRLTYHPSHHRGGSTAGAQQR; translated from the coding sequence ATGACCACCCCGCAGCAGCCGGGGCGCCCGGGCGAGGGCGGCGAGCGCAACGACGTGACCAGCACGGCCAGGTTCGGCGCCATCGGCGCGGAGCCCGAGAGCGAGCTCGTCTACCAGGGGCTCAGCGCCGACGACGCGGCCGCCGTCGAGGCACTGCCGCCCGGTTCCGCGCTCCTCATCGTCCAGCGCGGTCCCAACGCCGGCGCACGGTTCCTCCTCGACGCCGAGCGCACGACCGCCGGGCGTCACCCGAGCTCCGACATCTTCCTCGACGACGTCACCGTCTCGCGAAAGCACGCCGAGTTCCTCACCGAGGGCAGCGGTTTCTCGGTCCGCGACGTGGGGAGCCTCAACGGCACGTACGTCAACCGGGAGCGCATCGACACCGCCCTGCTCCGTGCCGGCGACGAGGTCCAGATCGGCAAGTACCGCCTGACCTACCACCCCAGTCACCACCGCGGCGGCTCCACGGCAGGTGCGCAGCAGCGGTGA